One Tribolium castaneum strain GA2 chromosome 6, icTriCast1.1, whole genome shotgun sequence genomic window, ACTTTTAAgaatatagtttacgataaaatttttgcattatgtttatcTCTTACTATtgtctgcctgtatttttttgtttactgtgtttttttttcaaattctttgctctgaaaacttattagacggtaatggaacaactgcacTGTCTGGCCACTTTGCcaagaacgttttatttgtacgtcgtttcatatcctaactTAGGTATCCGTAGACAGgattaccaataaaaattgCACTATCTACCGGACGCGATCAGAAAAATTCCTGTGGCTATAAAactcgaaaaaatatttttcaaatatgatTTTGCAATTTAGCACGTGTTGTAAAACACAGACGGCTTAATCTTATCGcggaattatttataattgaatAATCCAAGTAATAAAACGTCATTGTTCAACGTCTCGCctcattgaaaaaattctttcgCAAGCAGGGATTAAAACTGGTACTTACCGGGTCTTCAACCGTTCCATTGGTCTTCGTAAAGACCTCATTACCGGACTCGAAAGCCGGATTGTCCAAACCCATTTTCTGCAAATTCGTTAACACTCTGTAGATACATTGCGCAAATTTATTAAGAGCGTGTCAAATTCATTAGATGCACTTTCGAAATTTTGAGAGGATTGCGAATTGCTTTTGCAAACAATTCGTAATTAGAAAAGTCGGgagaaattgattttttcccCGAAAAAAAAAGAGTATTTCCGGTCAGTGGTCAGGTCCTACCTTATTGTTATCACTCATTCTGTAGGTGTTTTATCTGACACACATCAGTAACAACTGAATTTGCAACCACAGGTATATTTTACACCATGGCAAATTAAGATACACCAAGTGGTGGGGCCGCATTTCCAATTTCATTGTAAACTCCTTCAATAAACCTTGCTTGTGCGTCACTTTTAATAATCTCGGGGATTTGGGAACTTATCCCTACATTCAAGGCCGCGACGATTTCCGCAAAGACCCACTTTGGGACCTTTGCTGTGCAATTTCAGTTTAGTGAACCCAAAAACCTTCAAGTGGCCTTGTTGACAGTTATGAAAGAAATTTGCGCTCCCCTCATTTCCGGAATAAAATGTCAGGTTTGAGGCTAAGATATTGAAATCAAGTTCGTGTAATTAATTGACAGGAACGGCCTCAAAAGTCGTCCAAAAAGACTGGATTCTTGaccactttatttaaaaaaaaaacaaacaaacaataacAATGCTTTCATTCTAATAACCACACAGGCGTCACAAATTACTTTTCTCTGCTTCATTTGACATTCATTTTCAATCCCTAGCCTACTTTCCTACAAGCACGCATAATTTGTGCTTGAACCAGTGCCGGCCCGTGGCCGTTTTTTGCCGCCTTTCCCGCTTGAATTCCACCCAGTTGTTGTAAAACTCCTCTTCTTTGGGGCCCCAATTTTCATGCTTGAACGTCCGCAGTATTGCCTACAGTGCAATTAAGAATTAATAAGAGCGTTATCAAGCCCCTAATCTTTGCAAGACAATGATTAGGCATGTTTTCGTGATAATTATATGATTTATTGTACGCCACTGGAGTTAAAAAtgggtaataaaatttttaattaaattgaacgGACTGTGTTGGCCTTCGAccgttttattattatgtaagCGATCAACACGGAcaccagtgttgccaactgtCATTGCGGGGATTACCCCGACACAGTGGGAATCACCCGATTTGcggttaataataaataaatggatGCATCTCGACATGTATGCAAATTTAATCGTCTCGTGAGGAAATACGAGAGAATCATAAATTTTAAGCGACTGTGCTTGAGGTGACGTTTATTTACGGAGAGATTAGTCTGTGACACCGACACTAGTGAACTAGTTTCAACAAATGCATAAACAAACCTTGGAAACGCCTTCCCTTTTGTAATTCTTCCCGATTTCAATCCCCCACCAAATCAAAGGCTGCATCACACCCACGCCAAACAAGGCCCACCCCCACACTGCAAACACAAAGTCactaaaaaactcaaaaatccCCCAGATTACCAATGATGTAGCCTGGGTATGACTGGTCCTCGTATTTTAACTCTTCTAACGTTGCGATAAAATACACGAAAACGGTGATAAGGACGATTGGGATTATGACGGCCCAGCAAATTCGCCAGTACGGCCCTGGACGTCTTTTTGACATAAACTCAATGTCGAGGCAGATATTTTCCAATCCTTTAATTTTACACGGTTGGTAATGGATTAATACACGATTTGGGGACATTACCGTACCACCACATCACCGAAAGGACTTCGATTATGGTCAGGACGTAGAAAATGAAAGTACCGCCGAAAAAATCCACcattgtgaaaataaattggCCACCCTGCAAAAAAGTTACATTTCCCGCTTGTTTTCGAATAAATGAAACATCACAGCCTACTTTATTTAAGCGTTATCTTTTCCTAAAACTGACTCACCGGGGTGATGTAGACTAAACCGACCAGAAAGCCAACCAAAGCCGTTCCAAATGACACATGCCATGTTTTCAAATGGGGAAAAGCGTCCAAAATCACCGTAAAAGCGCACCCTTTTAACGCTATTAAACTTCCAACGCCCAGTACAAACAACatgaagaaaaacaaaatagcAAATAACTGGAATTCAAATTTTggggatttttttttcatgggGTTGGTGCCACTTACCCATGGTACAATATCAAAATGAGCTATAGCTTCAGGGTATGAGATAAAAGCTAAACCTGTTCCACCAGATTTTACAACATCTGACACTTCTACGTTCATCTTGTAAGCTAAATTTCCTAAAATCCCGAAAATTATCAAACCGGATAGAAATGAAGTGAAAGTGTCAAGAGTTGTGACCACCATTGCGTCTCTAAAAACCCCAAATGAGTGAAATCCCTAAATTGTTACGAACGTAGGTACCTGTAAACATTGTGATCGAAGCTGTTATAAGATGCGTACATTGTAACCGAACCGAAACCGATGTTCAAGGAAAAGAAACATTGAGTGACGGCTGCATACCATACCTGAAATGTTATTTTCGGCTTCTATTTAAaggaagttttttaaataagtgagttttttgctcaaaatacagaactttttgctaaatctcaaaaattaatgacACAAAAATCAGCATTTGCTACTAAATGagtatactatttttttctgtgcTTCCAGTTTTTGATATTGTGTATAACTTcctttatgatttttttaattttttatatattatatattatatattttatattatattatatattatatattatatattatatattatatattatatattatatattatatattatatattatatattatatattatatattatacattatatattatataataaatatataactCTTAAGAGCAGCTAGATAGAGCTATACAGAACCccattttctataaaaaaattataaaacccTTTATTTcgctgaaataaaaaacaaaaaatggcaacACCGTACAAGTACACCTATTTTGAtacatttagaaaaatattaaccaAAAGCATTATTACTAAAGGTTGCCAAATGTTGATGCACTTTTAAACTGGtgattttaattcattttaaaaagcaAAGGAAATGTTTACCTGcaattctttttgaaaaattacataatcaATTAAGTAAAcagtaaaataaatcattaaagaCAATGTTAGCAGGTCtgatttttctacaattccaCATTAAAGTATGCATCTTTTGCAACTTTTACGAGCTGCTAcatcttaaataaaaatcaatgatttttttgtattattttttagcagtTAATAAGGCCACTACTATCCCCTCTCAAAGGCGTATCCGCGactatatattatatattatgtattatatattatatattatatattatatattatatattatatattatatattatatattatatattatatattatatattaaagAAGTGTCATCCATTTattccgcaattaaatgcgtgattaattGATCACATGAACAAATTAAAGCAATTTgtttggtccattcgcgttgttaacttttaacaaagaattaaaatttaacagagCTTTCTATAATTTATCTGAATCGTATCTGTACGTAGACatgtaaaaacaatttcagtTAATGAAAtcatttgagaattttttcttataaagatcacatatttttttaactctcattttgattttttccgaaaatcTTACCGCAATATGGATAAACCTGAAGAAAGGTGTCATTAAGATATATTAGTAGATATATTACACATAGATAAAAGACGATTCGGCGGGAATTAGTCACAATATCGTCAGAAGCAATTATAgcacatttttgtttgttatagctttaaaataaaaaatatataaaaaggaaaaaactgcaaatgcaacttgttagatttttttaaataatttttaatgttttgttataaattattatcgcAGTCATTAAATTcatatttatagttttaagtAAAGTTAACGGTTTATAATAAAAAGTCGATTATAAAGAAATTTatgtgatacataatttttgttattataaaattcGATTTAGAAGTATTAGATTTATAATAATCATGCGTAAtaataaagagataaaaaataatttttctattggTTATCTATTTTGCATATTTAAAGCACGCAACAGCGGTTatcattataatttaataaaatatataatatattttatataatatattataatataatattttattataataacaatcAATTCCATGACAACAAAAGGTATATTGATCTCACGACATTACATTacataaaattatgtaatgTATTCGTGGATAACTGGTCTTTAAAATATTGGTCTATTTCGAGCACTCCGACTACGTCGTCGTGTTCTAAAGACCTTAATATCCAtttatactttaatatactattttcatttttatgttttatatagacttgtagaaaaattatgaaaaaaattcacatgcgCAGAGAGAAgaatagtaaatttaattacagacTTTGAATCATTATTGTCctgtgattattagtttttgagatacagtaCTTTTCTCAAGTCACTTtgtataacaataattatggAAGTAGCTTTAAGGTTCGCTTACCTGTGCACTTAGTAACTTTTCCCAGTTGGGCTtgacaaaatacaaaatccCTTGTCCAGCCCCCTCCAGCGTAACCGACCGAATCAAAAGCGCGAAAAGTataataaatggaaaaatcGCAAGAAAATACGCCGCTTTTCCCGAGCTTTGCACCCCTTTGGCGCAAATACAAAACGTGATAATCCACGAGCACAGCAAACAGAGCGTCAACTCCCAATTGGGGTACCCTATCCCATGCGACAAATCCGTGGCTTCCCTCAACACCTCGATCCTGAACCAGGCTTCAGCCGAGCTGACCGAATTCTCGACCCCCACTTCCGTGCTCTTGCTCGGAATGCACGTATTGTTGCCCAGCCACGTGTCCCGACCCCAGTTGGGGTCGCACTGCGACCAGGGCAGGTCGGGCCGGAACGAATGGATCAAGTAGTACAGGGTCAAGGCCATCAGGGAGCAGTAGTAGGTGGCCACGGAAAACGTCCCGATTAGTTGCCCAAAACCGACCCCTTTCAACACCTGGGCTATGGACTCGAACATTTCGACGTTGCCTCGGCTGCTGAACTGGCCGAGGCACATTTCCAGGTAGTACATGGGGCGGCCGAGGAGGATTAGGACGGAGATGTAGGGGATGAGGAAGGCGCCACCGCCGTTTTCGTACGCCACGAAGGGGAAACGCCAAATGTTGCCCAAGCCCACGTTCATGGCAATGCAGGACATTAGGAACTCGATGCTGTTGCCCCATTTGCCCCTGTTTTTCGTCGTTTCGTCCATTTCTGGTTAATGAGACGATAAATAACGACCACAATTGGTTCAGTTTTGGTTTACCTTCAACTGGTCGCAGTTGGCTGATTTATTGAAATAGCACGGGCCCTGAAACTGGGCCTTGTGGAACACCCGGAGTCGGTTTAACCACTACCAGGTATCAAGTTAGTGGATAAACATTTcttttgttgtaaaattaataagggACCATAAACGTGAATGATATGTACTTAGTGATAGCCACTGCGAATTTTCCAAAAGTTACCAACATTGctggaaaaatattaaaatattgttcAAGGTGTAAGTATGTGAAGTGGAATTTTGTTTTCTCGCTAATTTAGTTTCATGATTGAGAAATTggtattttgtttattaatgaattgtttaatCCGCTCACTTTACTAGGTTTAGATAAGCAGTGCAATAATGATAAGGATCATTTATTTATGCATACTTTACGAGCAATCgtgattaaaaatatgaaaaaaatgttttttctacagGGTGTTGGGCAAAAATAAGTTTGGATTCTTTTGCaaacaactaatttttttccttagCAACTGTTCTTTTGTTTCattcagatttaatttaaCGTTAAATTTGCTAgtttgttaacaaaatttgtttaggTGTGTTTAATGTTTTGCTAACTAAATAGGTACGAAAAATATGATCTCAGGTGAAAAAATAAggtgtaaacaattttttgtggaaCTTTTAACTCAGTTGAATGTCCTTTATCATTAAACAAGAGATGGTCCGAGACATTTGATTTACAGGATCAACTAAAATAACTTAACAATAACCCAATccgatttttttctgtttatctTGAGCCATTTTCTCGgagatttttatgaaatgacGCAAGAGTTCgttcatttttttgataacagctaaaatttttaaaatttttgagccACTGCATACcagaaagttttttttgccGTACGGGTGTATAAAAATACATATGCAGTTTGGCAACTTAAATCTACCTGTGTAAAATTAgttgcaaaatatttattttcgaaaaattcgaaTTCTGGCGCAAAATTTTGGCATGTGGTTgtctaatttttctaaattttaggCCCCTTTGAAATAAAGAGTTAGTTCTGTTATTTTTAGCTGTTTATTTGAAGCACTATAAATGTGAACAATTTATAGAGAGGTGATTATGGCAATAAAATGATAACACATCTTTGAGGTTTGTGGAGAAATctctttatttatattaaaaaaaatacatttcaaaatttaatatttttttacaatatttagaaTGATACACTCAGTGAGAAtctgttttatttgatttgttttgtaaaaaatagttttttacaattttgtttagtaaTACACACACagagtgtatcagaaatacgtgtgttaattttaacacggTCACACGGAATAAAACTCataaaatacaacaacttttctatataacattttgcgaaatttttatttataatttttactgttttcctccgttttttttgtgcaaacgagccggtcagtgtttaataattactttgtattcacagcaataataataattgtagttttaaattgtttaaattgtctgtTTCCATCACAACgcaaatagtttaaaaaaactgttttatttgttgttacctgttaaaattaagacacccTGTGTATCACCAAAGCTAACaataccattaaaaaatctgcgaAATCGCAGATAAAtgctttcttttttctctttgcatgtgaagtatttttgttttgtacaatttcttacttatacataataaataattattaattagaaatattaaaattaacattataaatatgtaataatttaatgaatgaataatttataataggcTAATAGCCTCAGTCGATGGCCTCTGACaacgttaaacaaaaaataataatttataaattacatattaaattactttttaatcaaaatttttcatttctgtAAAGTCACTCTAAAACAATCGATGCTTAGATGTTGTTTAAGCAAAAAGACGATTGTTGCTTGCTccaaaattatgtttatttgagtttttaatttttattgagataattatttgtttttgaattagcGACATTTCATTGacgtattttttgcaaaaatgtacAATTAAACATCGCTTATTTTAGAAAGaattaagaattaataattttatatatattttagaTAACTTACCTTGTATACTTATTATCCCTAACTGCACTTGTAGATTTCATAACCAGACATAGtactaatttgtttttatatttttttcgagaaaaaacCTGTTTATATgtttaacgaaataaaaataaaatggtaaCTCATTAACTCACAACTTTCAGAaagtatttaaacaaatattctCGAAATGGTCATAGAATTTTATTCAGCAAATTCGTCGTTCTTGGGAAAAGATGTTTTgtgaaaattatttcacttaataattttgttataataatgACTTTTACATTGACACTGCTCTTCATGCATGTCCATAactttgaagtttttttttaatttatgttattttgattaaaaaatttccaaaaaaaaaattatgtgcgTAACAATCAGATACAGCCAGAAGTAGCGAATATTTGATGGACCCTGATTTACAGTTAAACCTTTCTTAATGGACTCCTCCgcataacggacacctcttcacaacggacatttttgtaggaacgcaACAAATgcattgaaaaataatgtaaaaaaaattctttctcTATGGCGAACGcggataaaaaaatttccaattagCGTAACGTTGTATAAATTTACTCCTTTCAACGGACAGACCGAAAGATTGGtgatgtaaaaaacaaaattaacgaaagaggcaaaaaattgtataccGAAGATCCAGAATTAAATATCTGTGagtgtgtttaaaattggcgattttttattaaaaattctgtTTATCTCTGTGGTCAATTTGCCACATTTCTATGTCACAGTCACActcatttgtttatttaagaaaaaaaattatattgaaaTTGCCCATCTCCCAttagcggacacctcttcacaacggacagttaaagattccccatcggtgtccgttgttgagaggttttacagTATTTAAGTTAGAAATACCTACTTCTATAACAATACGCAAAAATTGagcgcaaaattttaaatttaaaaacaattacttgaTTTATTACACTATTACCAGAACAAAATGTGCAGTTctaacaaatataaaatttttccttGTCGCGTACTTGTGACCTCCAATTTTCCGTTTTTTCACGTCATTATATCTTTTTCAAGCTTAATCATAATTACACTATTACATAACCCAGCATTATAAACTACTTGTAATAACAATAGATTGAATAGACTTGCAAGCAGTTGCATTTTGCACTTTTGAGTGTAAACCCACATCAGTAGATTTATTACTGGCTGTAGGCAACGATTTATCTTAATAAAACTTccgaaacttttttaaagttatgtttCGACTATAAATCGAGGCGGATAAGGGGCGACCACTCTTAACTTTATTTCCCATTTTGACTGAACTTATTCtaagattaaaaaacataaagctgctattgattttttcaaagccgGCCGTCTTCCCGACACCAATTAGCGATGATACAGTTAATTGAAGTGTGGTTAACGCACCCACAAACAAAGTTTCCGGGCCGCCCGGATCAGCGATCTCGTCAAAATAGCGACGAGTGTTTGATTTGGTTCCACCCGGAAGGAAGCTCGCAGTGACCGCTGTTACACGAGAATGCACTCATGTATGGTCTCCTGGTGGATGTTGAGAGGTGACTCCGGTCGCTCCGGGAGGAAGTAGGTAGATCATGCGCGAGTACAACGCCCGGACCAGCGCTGAGTAGGCCAGTGCTCTCCGGTGCTTCGGTGATTCCGGGCTTTGAGACGACGCTCGTGAAACCCACGCATGGTCTCGATGCCGCGCTGCCAAGCCGCTCTTTGACTCGATGTAAGTtggatgtttgaaaaaaccgACCTGGACCCGGAGCGCAACTGGTTGTTCCCGGAATCGCTCATTTCGCTGCCCGGATTTACCGGAACACAGTTTACCGTTCAAGCTTTGACAGCTTGTTTAAATGTTACTTGGCCTACGACcgggttttattttttttcgagcGTTTTATGTTTCATGCAACATTTATTCCATGAGTTATATCCGTCGATCCGGTCGCGCGTTTCACTTTAGTATTTCTTTTATAACGGATGCTCAGACTCGGATATTAAAATCGTCGAACAAATAATTGGAAATGTGGGTTTTTGGGGACATTTTGCGAAAGGTGCGAGAGTgctttttgaaatattgcaaTTGTCGGATACGTTTTAAGCTTCATGGAATATTTACCTCATGCTATATGCACTCACACACTATCTCATATTTCCGGCTGGTACACTGATAGATAGAAATATTATGTACGagactttatttttacattgtttCGGGATGACAGCTTGTTTCCGAGTCCAAATCTGAGTTGGTACACCTGGCCCTGTTGCCAGGCAAACGACTTGATCTTTTATTTATccggaaaatatgaaaattacTTCCATCCATTATTTTCCTCAAAGCAATGATGGTGCAAAAATGCTCCACTCGGCAGCCgaaaggaaaaataaatatttaccggAAAAATGTTAATGATATTTGCAGAACGTGAtcgtaaaaaatcaaagtaagaACGTCCATccatagtaataaaatttagagtgtttttgaaataaaattcaggGCTGCCAAGTGTGTCGAATAAAAAGTACTACAGGGTTTCGGtgccaaattttttattattgagtgAACAAATAGAAAAGAAGCTTAATGTAACATCTCAGTGAAAACAAATGAGGCTATTTTAGTTCACGCAGATCTAAACTCTGTTCGGTCCAGTGGAAATATCCACacaaaatgtaacaaattcaagttttttttaaataaaaatcttacaaaataaCGGGCATTATGACTAAACGTGTCACCTTTGTAGCTAATAAGATAAACAACtctacagggtgtatcagaaatacgtgtgttaatattaacaggtaacagagctcaacaaataaaacattttttatttataatttttcaataatagtttcaacaatttacttaaattttgGAAAAGATAACACATTGAAACG contains:
- the LOC662558 gene encoding sodium-dependent nutrient amino acid transporter 1 — its product is MDETTKNRGKWGNSIEFLMSCIAMNVGLGNIWRFPFVAYENGGGAFLIPYISVLILLGRPMYYLEMCLGQFSSRGNVEMFESIAQVLKGVGFGQLIGTFSVATYYCSLMALTLYYLIHSFRPDLPWSQCDPNWGRDTWLGNNTCIPSKSTEVGVENSVSSAEAWFRIEVLREATDLSHGIGYPNWELTLCLLCSWIITFCICAKGVQSSGKAAYFLAIFPFIILFALLIRSVTLEGAGQGILYFVKPNWEKLLSAQVWYAAVTQCFFSLNIGFGSVTMYASYNSFDHNVYRDAMVVTTLDTFTSFLSGLIIFGILGNLAYKMNVEVSDVVKSGGTGLAFISYPEAIAHFDIVPWLFAILFFFMLFVLGVGSLIALKGCAFTVILDAFPHLKTWHVSFGTALVGFLVGLVYITPGGQFIFTMVDFFGGTFIFYVLTIIEVLSVMWWYGLENICLDIEFMSKRRPGPYWRICWAVIIPIVLITVFVYFIATLEELKYEDQSYPGYIIVWGWALFGVGVMQPLIWWGIEIGKNYKREGVSKAILRTFKHENWGPKEEEFYNNWVEFKRERRQKTATGRHWFKHKLCVLVGK